The Phyllopteryx taeniolatus isolate TA_2022b chromosome 7, UOR_Ptae_1.2, whole genome shotgun sequence genome has a segment encoding these proteins:
- the rxfp3.2b gene encoding relaxin family peptide receptor 3.2b, with the protein MNETGVQTLAPETCEQTMMLEDNTGNCSATSTGNLSLHCWLQLLTRESSSEFQGDSSSLVVRVMIACVYSVVCALGLVGNVLALYLLHSRYRQKQSSINCFVMGLAITDLQFVLTLPFWAVDTVLDFRWPFGRVMCKIISSVTTMNMYASVFFLTAMSVARYYSISSALKMHSRRAAATRAKWTSLGIWAVSLLVTLPHAIYSTTAQVSDEELCLVRFPDTANWDPQLLLGLYHLQKVLLGFLIPLIIISVCYLLLLRLVLSRRISGAGGPEVEQGRQNRRSKVTKSIVIVVLSFFLCWLPNQALTLWGVLIKFDKVPFSKAFYNAQAYAFPLTVCLAHTNSCLNPVLYCLIRREFRAGLKEIVLHATPSFRGLTHLLRRKGKVAEAPPVMVLVQMDV; encoded by the coding sequence ATGAACGAGACCGGAGTTCAAACTCTTGCTCCGGAGACATGTGAGCAGACAATGATGTTGGAGGACAACACTGGGAACTGTAGCGCGACTTCCACCGGGAATCTGTCACTGCACTGCTGGCTGCAGCTGCTCACCAGGGAATCGAGCTCCGAATTCCAAGGAGACAGCTCCAGCCTTGTGGTGCGTGTGATGATCGCGTGCGTCTACTCTGTTGTCTGTGCGCTGGGGCTGGTTGGGAATGTGCTGGCACTGTATCTGCTGCACTCGCGTTACAGGCAGAAGCAATCGTCCATCAACTGCTTCGTGATGGGGCTGGCGATCACCGATCTGCAGTTTGTCCTGACTCTACCCTTCTGGGCGGTGGACACGGTCCTGGACTTCCGTTGGCCGTTTGGCCGAGTCATGTGCAAAATCATCAGCTCCGTGACCACCATGAATATGTATGCCAGCGTTTTCTTCCTCACGGCCATGAGTGTGGCACGTTACTATTCAATCTCGTCCGCGCTCAAGATGCACAGCAGGAGGGCGGCGGCCACCCGGGCCAAGTGGACCAGCCTGGGCATCTGGGCCGTGTCTCTGCTGGTCACGCTGCCTCACGCCATCTACTCCACCACCGCCCAGGTGTCGGATGAGGAGCTTTGCCTGGTGCGCTTCCCGGACACAGCCAACTGGGACCCGCAGCTTCTTTTGGGCTTGTACCATCTGCAGAAAGTCTTGTTGGGCTTCCTCATCCCTCTGATCATCATTAGCGTCTGCTACCTACTTCTTCTGCGCCTCGTCCTCAGCCGACGCATTTCAGGCGCCGGCGGCCCGGAGGTGGAGCAAGGCCGCCAAAACCGCCGTTCCAAAGTCACCAAATCCATCGTGATTGTGGTTCTGTCCTTCTTTCTGTGCTGGCTTCCCAATCAGGCGCTGACACTGTGGGGGGTTCTCATCAAGTTTGACAAGGTGCCCTTCAGCAAGGCGTTCTACAACGCGCAAGCCTACGCATTCCCGCTGACCGTGTGCCTGGCACACACCAACAGTTGTCTCAATCCAGTGCTCTACTGCTTGATCCGCCGTGAGTTCCGGGCGGGTCTCAAGGAGATTGTCCTCCACGCCACGCCGTCCTTCAGGGGTCTGACTCATCTCCTGCGGCGCAAAGGCAAAGTGGCAGAGGCGCCACCCGTCATGGTGCTGGTCCAAATGGATGTGTGA
- the creb3l3a gene encoding cyclic AMP-responsive element-binding protein 3-like protein 3-A isoform X2: MEHYPDQQAYDGMELLDWLFDQNDGILRHEEEGQCDNQQQHWPVQEPNMLQLAEQADADFINALLSGGESASGSPLWSPSPSDSGISEEPPSDQMDSPQRPESPPADFHCLGLRSQAKAALEAQVPIKPNVWEVERPADRIRYPQYSSNVNRAPLCSGSALTVKDLLLSGTAEPPPQPFQQSVQELILNEDEKKLLAKEGVSLPSQLPLTKYEERILKKIRRKIRNKQSAQESRKKKKEYIDGLESRMAACSAHNLELQRKVSQLEKCNISLIEQLRRLQALVMNTSNKPAQTGTCVLVLLLSFSLILFPSLKPYAETKVSQGDFSPVRIQSRSLQNVEASRILHIIDPPLHTRDESKPVHRPFLGDSGLEITTLMGNMKLNRELDAMSPNSSREESLRHFHVDPVTGHIATVTLDPKHSARLPPNADGM; the protein is encoded by the exons ATGGAGCACTACCCGGATCAG CAGGCATACGATGGCATGGAGCTGCTCGATTGGCTGTTTGATCAAAACGATGGAATCCTCCGGCACGAGGAAGAGGGACAATGTGACAACCAGCAGCAACACTGGCCCGTGCAGGAACCAAAT ATGCTCCAGCTGGCTGAACAGGCCGACGCCGACTTCATCAACGCTCTCCTGAGTGGAGGCGAATCAGCGTCGGGCTCGCCTCTCTGGTCCCCCTCGCCGAGCGACAGCGGGATCAGTGAGGAACCACCCTCGGACCAGATGGATAGCCCTCAGCGACCCGAGAGCCCCCCCGCCGATTTTCATTGTCTGGGTCTGAGGTCGCAGGCCAAGGCAGCCTTGGAGGCCCAAGTGCCCATTAAACCCA ACGTCTGGGAGGTCGAGCGCCCCGCCGACAGGATAAGATATCCACAATATTCCTCGAACGTAAACAGAGCGCCACTGTGTTCTGGCTCCGCTCTGACTGTTAAGGATCTGCTGCTGAGTGGCACGGCCGAACCC CCTCCGCAGCCATTCCAACAGTCCGTTCAAGAATTGATTCTCAATGAAGATGAGAAGAAGCTACTTGCCAAGGAGGGTGTGAGTCTGCCGAGCCAATTGCCGCTCACCAAG TATGAAGAAAGGATCCTAAAGAAAATACGGAGAAAGATTCGTAATAAGCAGTCGGCCCAGGAGAGCcgtaaaaagaagaaagagtacATTGATGGACTGGAGAGCAG gATGGCTGCATGCAGCGCACATAACCTGGAGTTGCAGCGGAAAGTATCTCAGCTGGAGAAATGTAACAT TTCACTGATAGAACAGTTGCGCCGGCTCCAAGCTCTGGTCATGAATACATCCAACAAGCCGGCCCAGACTGGGACATGTGTGCTG GTGCTCTTGTTGTCCTTCTCCCTAATCCTCTTCCCAAGCCTCAAGCCCTACGCTGAAACCAAAGTCAGCCAAGGAGACTTCAGCCCAGTCAGAA TCCAGTCAAGGTCCCTGCAGAACGTGGAGGCCTCTCGCATCCTTCACATCATCGATCCCCCGTTGCACACCCGAGACGAATCGAAGCCCGTGCACCGGCCTTTCCTGGGAGATTCGGGACTGGAAATCACCACCCTGATGGGGAACATGAAACTGAATCGAGAACTGGACGCAATGTCTCCGAACAGCAGCCGGGAGGAAAGCCTGCGGCATTTTCACGTGGACCCGGTCACCGGCCACATAGCCACGGTGACATTGGATCCGAAACACTCCGCCAGGCTGCCGCCAAACGCTGATGGCATGTAA
- the creb3l3a gene encoding cyclic AMP-responsive element-binding protein 3-like protein 3-A isoform X1 → MEHYPDQQAYDGMELLDWLFDQNDGILRHEEEGQCDNQQQHWPVQEPNQMLQLAEQADADFINALLSGGESASGSPLWSPSPSDSGISEEPPSDQMDSPQRPESPPADFHCLGLRSQAKAALEAQVPIKPNVWEVERPADRIRYPQYSSNVNRAPLCSGSALTVKDLLLSGTAEPPPQPFQQSVQELILNEDEKKLLAKEGVSLPSQLPLTKYEERILKKIRRKIRNKQSAQESRKKKKEYIDGLESRMAACSAHNLELQRKVSQLEKCNISLIEQLRRLQALVMNTSNKPAQTGTCVLVLLLSFSLILFPSLKPYAETKVSQGDFSPVRIQSRSLQNVEASRILHIIDPPLHTRDESKPVHRPFLGDSGLEITTLMGNMKLNRELDAMSPNSSREESLRHFHVDPVTGHIATVTLDPKHSARLPPNADGM, encoded by the exons ATGGAGCACTACCCGGATCAG CAGGCATACGATGGCATGGAGCTGCTCGATTGGCTGTTTGATCAAAACGATGGAATCCTCCGGCACGAGGAAGAGGGACAATGTGACAACCAGCAGCAACACTGGCCCGTGCAGGAACCAAAT CAGATGCTCCAGCTGGCTGAACAGGCCGACGCCGACTTCATCAACGCTCTCCTGAGTGGAGGCGAATCAGCGTCGGGCTCGCCTCTCTGGTCCCCCTCGCCGAGCGACAGCGGGATCAGTGAGGAACCACCCTCGGACCAGATGGATAGCCCTCAGCGACCCGAGAGCCCCCCCGCCGATTTTCATTGTCTGGGTCTGAGGTCGCAGGCCAAGGCAGCCTTGGAGGCCCAAGTGCCCATTAAACCCA ACGTCTGGGAGGTCGAGCGCCCCGCCGACAGGATAAGATATCCACAATATTCCTCGAACGTAAACAGAGCGCCACTGTGTTCTGGCTCCGCTCTGACTGTTAAGGATCTGCTGCTGAGTGGCACGGCCGAACCC CCTCCGCAGCCATTCCAACAGTCCGTTCAAGAATTGATTCTCAATGAAGATGAGAAGAAGCTACTTGCCAAGGAGGGTGTGAGTCTGCCGAGCCAATTGCCGCTCACCAAG TATGAAGAAAGGATCCTAAAGAAAATACGGAGAAAGATTCGTAATAAGCAGTCGGCCCAGGAGAGCcgtaaaaagaagaaagagtacATTGATGGACTGGAGAGCAG gATGGCTGCATGCAGCGCACATAACCTGGAGTTGCAGCGGAAAGTATCTCAGCTGGAGAAATGTAACAT TTCACTGATAGAACAGTTGCGCCGGCTCCAAGCTCTGGTCATGAATACATCCAACAAGCCGGCCCAGACTGGGACATGTGTGCTG GTGCTCTTGTTGTCCTTCTCCCTAATCCTCTTCCCAAGCCTCAAGCCCTACGCTGAAACCAAAGTCAGCCAAGGAGACTTCAGCCCAGTCAGAA TCCAGTCAAGGTCCCTGCAGAACGTGGAGGCCTCTCGCATCCTTCACATCATCGATCCCCCGTTGCACACCCGAGACGAATCGAAGCCCGTGCACCGGCCTTTCCTGGGAGATTCGGGACTGGAAATCACCACCCTGATGGGGAACATGAAACTGAATCGAGAACTGGACGCAATGTCTCCGAACAGCAGCCGGGAGGAAAGCCTGCGGCATTTTCACGTGGACCCGGTCACCGGCCACATAGCCACGGTGACATTGGATCCGAAACACTCCGCCAGGCTGCCGCCAAACGCTGATGGCATGTAA
- the creb3l3a gene encoding cyclic AMP-responsive element-binding protein 3-like protein 3-A isoform X3 → MEHYPDQAYDGMELLDWLFDQNDGILRHEEEGQCDNQQQHWPVQEPNQMLQLAEQADADFINALLSGGESASGSPLWSPSPSDSGISEEPPSDQMDSPQRPESPPADFHCLGLRSQAKAALEAQVPIKPNVWEVERPADRIRYPQYSSNVNRAPLCSGSALTVKDLLLSGTAEPPPQPFQQSVQELILNEDEKKLLAKEGVSLPSQLPLTKYEERILKKIRRKIRNKQSAQESRKKKKEYIDGLESRMAACSAHNLELQRKVSQLEKCNISLIEQLRRLQALVMNTSNKPAQTGTCVLVLLLSFSLILFPSLKPYAETKVSQGDFSPVRIQSRSLQNVEASRILHIIDPPLHTRDESKPVHRPFLGDSGLEITTLMGNMKLNRELDAMSPNSSREESLRHFHVDPVTGHIATVTLDPKHSARLPPNADGM, encoded by the exons ATGGAGCACTACCCGGATCAG GCATACGATGGCATGGAGCTGCTCGATTGGCTGTTTGATCAAAACGATGGAATCCTCCGGCACGAGGAAGAGGGACAATGTGACAACCAGCAGCAACACTGGCCCGTGCAGGAACCAAAT CAGATGCTCCAGCTGGCTGAACAGGCCGACGCCGACTTCATCAACGCTCTCCTGAGTGGAGGCGAATCAGCGTCGGGCTCGCCTCTCTGGTCCCCCTCGCCGAGCGACAGCGGGATCAGTGAGGAACCACCCTCGGACCAGATGGATAGCCCTCAGCGACCCGAGAGCCCCCCCGCCGATTTTCATTGTCTGGGTCTGAGGTCGCAGGCCAAGGCAGCCTTGGAGGCCCAAGTGCCCATTAAACCCA ACGTCTGGGAGGTCGAGCGCCCCGCCGACAGGATAAGATATCCACAATATTCCTCGAACGTAAACAGAGCGCCACTGTGTTCTGGCTCCGCTCTGACTGTTAAGGATCTGCTGCTGAGTGGCACGGCCGAACCC CCTCCGCAGCCATTCCAACAGTCCGTTCAAGAATTGATTCTCAATGAAGATGAGAAGAAGCTACTTGCCAAGGAGGGTGTGAGTCTGCCGAGCCAATTGCCGCTCACCAAG TATGAAGAAAGGATCCTAAAGAAAATACGGAGAAAGATTCGTAATAAGCAGTCGGCCCAGGAGAGCcgtaaaaagaagaaagagtacATTGATGGACTGGAGAGCAG gATGGCTGCATGCAGCGCACATAACCTGGAGTTGCAGCGGAAAGTATCTCAGCTGGAGAAATGTAACAT TTCACTGATAGAACAGTTGCGCCGGCTCCAAGCTCTGGTCATGAATACATCCAACAAGCCGGCCCAGACTGGGACATGTGTGCTG GTGCTCTTGTTGTCCTTCTCCCTAATCCTCTTCCCAAGCCTCAAGCCCTACGCTGAAACCAAAGTCAGCCAAGGAGACTTCAGCCCAGTCAGAA TCCAGTCAAGGTCCCTGCAGAACGTGGAGGCCTCTCGCATCCTTCACATCATCGATCCCCCGTTGCACACCCGAGACGAATCGAAGCCCGTGCACCGGCCTTTCCTGGGAGATTCGGGACTGGAAATCACCACCCTGATGGGGAACATGAAACTGAATCGAGAACTGGACGCAATGTCTCCGAACAGCAGCCGGGAGGAAAGCCTGCGGCATTTTCACGTGGACCCGGTCACCGGCCACATAGCCACGGTGACATTGGATCCGAAACACTCCGCCAGGCTGCCGCCAAACGCTGATGGCATGTAA
- the creb3l3a gene encoding cyclic AMP-responsive element-binding protein 3-like protein 3-A isoform X4, translating to MEHYPDQAYDGMELLDWLFDQNDGILRHEEEGQCDNQQQHWPVQEPNMLQLAEQADADFINALLSGGESASGSPLWSPSPSDSGISEEPPSDQMDSPQRPESPPADFHCLGLRSQAKAALEAQVPIKPNVWEVERPADRIRYPQYSSNVNRAPLCSGSALTVKDLLLSGTAEPPPQPFQQSVQELILNEDEKKLLAKEGVSLPSQLPLTKYEERILKKIRRKIRNKQSAQESRKKKKEYIDGLESRMAACSAHNLELQRKVSQLEKCNISLIEQLRRLQALVMNTSNKPAQTGTCVLVLLLSFSLILFPSLKPYAETKVSQGDFSPVRIQSRSLQNVEASRILHIIDPPLHTRDESKPVHRPFLGDSGLEITTLMGNMKLNRELDAMSPNSSREESLRHFHVDPVTGHIATVTLDPKHSARLPPNADGM from the exons ATGGAGCACTACCCGGATCAG GCATACGATGGCATGGAGCTGCTCGATTGGCTGTTTGATCAAAACGATGGAATCCTCCGGCACGAGGAAGAGGGACAATGTGACAACCAGCAGCAACACTGGCCCGTGCAGGAACCAAAT ATGCTCCAGCTGGCTGAACAGGCCGACGCCGACTTCATCAACGCTCTCCTGAGTGGAGGCGAATCAGCGTCGGGCTCGCCTCTCTGGTCCCCCTCGCCGAGCGACAGCGGGATCAGTGAGGAACCACCCTCGGACCAGATGGATAGCCCTCAGCGACCCGAGAGCCCCCCCGCCGATTTTCATTGTCTGGGTCTGAGGTCGCAGGCCAAGGCAGCCTTGGAGGCCCAAGTGCCCATTAAACCCA ACGTCTGGGAGGTCGAGCGCCCCGCCGACAGGATAAGATATCCACAATATTCCTCGAACGTAAACAGAGCGCCACTGTGTTCTGGCTCCGCTCTGACTGTTAAGGATCTGCTGCTGAGTGGCACGGCCGAACCC CCTCCGCAGCCATTCCAACAGTCCGTTCAAGAATTGATTCTCAATGAAGATGAGAAGAAGCTACTTGCCAAGGAGGGTGTGAGTCTGCCGAGCCAATTGCCGCTCACCAAG TATGAAGAAAGGATCCTAAAGAAAATACGGAGAAAGATTCGTAATAAGCAGTCGGCCCAGGAGAGCcgtaaaaagaagaaagagtacATTGATGGACTGGAGAGCAG gATGGCTGCATGCAGCGCACATAACCTGGAGTTGCAGCGGAAAGTATCTCAGCTGGAGAAATGTAACAT TTCACTGATAGAACAGTTGCGCCGGCTCCAAGCTCTGGTCATGAATACATCCAACAAGCCGGCCCAGACTGGGACATGTGTGCTG GTGCTCTTGTTGTCCTTCTCCCTAATCCTCTTCCCAAGCCTCAAGCCCTACGCTGAAACCAAAGTCAGCCAAGGAGACTTCAGCCCAGTCAGAA TCCAGTCAAGGTCCCTGCAGAACGTGGAGGCCTCTCGCATCCTTCACATCATCGATCCCCCGTTGCACACCCGAGACGAATCGAAGCCCGTGCACCGGCCTTTCCTGGGAGATTCGGGACTGGAAATCACCACCCTGATGGGGAACATGAAACTGAATCGAGAACTGGACGCAATGTCTCCGAACAGCAGCCGGGAGGAAAGCCTGCGGCATTTTCACGTGGACCCGGTCACCGGCCACATAGCCACGGTGACATTGGATCCGAAACACTCCGCCAGGCTGCCGCCAAACGCTGATGGCATGTAA